The following coding sequences are from one Corticium candelabrum chromosome 20, ooCorCand1.1, whole genome shotgun sequence window:
- the LOC134196109 gene encoding zinc finger MYM-type protein 1-like, translated as MEPPSKRKKKKQLSLLQCLGTSSGDLSDLPETVHSASPFETVVNSAEGRVVSDVDKICLLQNKWCPPTGCKFQSTGGRRYNPEWESQYRWLRYSPSTDACFCCYCVLFGDESLSATAFKTTGFCDWKNAVGVKRGVLLCHEKSEIHKNACIKALSFKNVVEGKKNDICTSRSKEYEERVKRNRAIILAVIDVVIALGQRNVPFRGHSWDKVLRKESSNFEYFLHWQSQFNPTLKSHLEHGKKNACYKSPKIQNELIELAGVEVRDKILEDAHAAKWFSLMADECTDTANVEQMSVCIRFVDDSVPGQVQVREEFLGFVKLDCCADALSIFNAIVNFMKECNLDIRYLRGQGYDGAAVMSGKVSGVSARILQLQPKAIYQHCRSHRLNLVIASSCRQVPLIQDLFNSLGTLTWFLGGSPKRKVILCRHLIAGDIAELITAEDKEEEEPEEELEENLEQEETSKLSDTLIRKSSARQVPVLCETRWSARLATLSSVLAKYKAIYLALQDIVAESSGTDSRAKASSYLRLLQSSSFIVCLVVSQYILSFCDPLTKSLQSPHCDVLKAYQTAKLLRTTISAQRREDKFKELWERVQTVAGEVDAQIDKPRTAIRSTYRSNAGMQTAEQDSAVAYFRRNVYYPFIDHAVTELNNRFPDTSESMLIGYRLLPSSVSSITRSEVNSIKLFYGPDLPNGATFEPEVEVWKTKCFQLPEKDRRVTLTDAAKMADSQYFPNIHEIFKLILTSPVGSVPCERSFSALRRLKEWSRSTMTQERLCGLALLYIHRDVAVSRENVLQRFDCTGHRRLGQLSL; from the exons ATGGAGCCACCATCtaagagaaagaaaaagaagcaaCTATCTCTTTTGCAATGTCTTGG GACATCTTCCGGTGATTTAAGCGATCTGCCTGAAACTGTACATTCTGCGTCTCCGTTTGAGACTGTAGTGAATTCTGCAGAAG GCAGAGTCGTTTCCGACGTTGACAAGATATGCCTGCTGCAAAATAAATGGTGTCCACCCACCGGTTGTAAATTTCAGAGCACGGGCGGCCGTCGTTACAATCCAGAGTGGGAGAGTCAATACAGATGGCTGAGATATTCTCCTAGTACTGACGCCTGCTTTTGTTGCTACTGTGTGCTGTTTGGTGATGAGTCACTGTCTGCTACTGCTTTCAAGACAACTGGCTTTTGTGACTGGAAGAACGCAGTTGGAGTAAAGCGTGGTGTACTGCTTTGTCATGAGAAAAGTGAAATTCACAAGAATGCTTGCATAAAAGCATTATCTTTCAAGAATGTGGTCGAAGGAAAGAAAAATGATATTTGTACCAGCAGATCTAAAGAATATGAAGAGAGAGTCAAACGTAATCGAGCAATTATTCTAGCTGTAATAGATGTCGTTATTGCTCTCGGTCAGCGAAATGTTCCCTTTCGGGGTCACAGTTGGGACAAAGTTCTGAGAAAAGAATCCAGTAACTTTGAATACTTCCTCCATTGGCAGTCTCAGTTCAATCCTACTCTGAAAAGTCATCTAGAGCACGGAAAGAAGAACGCCTGTTACAAGAGCCCGAAAATACAAAATGAGCTGATAGAGTTAGCCGGTGTTGAGGTGAGAGACAAAATACTGGAAGATGCTCATGCCGCTAAATGGTTTTCGTTGATGGCGGATGAGTGCACAGATACAGCTAACGTAGAGCAGATGTCAGTCTGTATCAGGTTTGTTGACGACTCTGTACCCGGTCAGGTTCAAGTGAGAGAAGAGTTCTTAGGATTCGTCAAATTGGATTGTTGTGCAGATGCTCTGTCTATTTTCAATGCTATTGTCAATTTTATGAAAGAGTGCAATTTGGATATTCGTTATCTTCGTGGCCAAGGCTACGACGGTGCTGCAGTTATGTCAGGAAAAGTTTCCGGTGTCTCTGCTCGAATTCTTCAGTTACAACCAAAGGCTATATACCAGCATTGTCGGTCACATAGACTGAATTTGGTTATTGCATCTTCTTGTAGGCAAGTCCCTTTAATTCAGGACTTGTTTAACTCGTTAGGAACACTGACGTGGTTTCTAGGAGGCAGTCCAAAAAGAAAAGTTATCCTTTGTAGGCATTTGATAGCAGGAGACATAGCTGAATTGATTACAGCAGAAGacaaggaagaagaagaaccagAAGAAGAACTAGAAGAAAACTTAGAACAGGAGGAAACTTCGAAACTAAGTGATACGCTTATTCGTAAATCGTCAGCAAGGCAAGTCCCAGTACTGTGTGAGACAAGGTGGTCGGCTCGATTGGCAACACTGTCCAGTGTCTTGGCCAAATACAAAGCCATATACCTTGCACTGCAAGATATTGTTGCAGAGAGCTCTGGCACTGATTCGAGGGCGAAAGCTTCATCTTACCTCAGACTTTTACAGTCCTCtagttttattgtttgcttgGTCGTTAGTCAGTACATTCTGAGCTTTTGTGATCCTCTGACGAAGTCTTTGCAATCTCCACACTGTGACGTTCTGAAGGCTTATCAAACAGCCAAGCTGCTTCGCACAACGATTTCTGCGCAACGACGTGAAGACAAGTTTAAAGAATTATGGGAAAGAGTTCAAACAGTTGCAGGCGAGGTGGATGCCCAAATTGATAAACCTAGAACCGCAATAAGAAGCACCTACAGAAGCAATGCTGGCATGCAGACTGCGGAACAGGACAGCGCTGTGGCATACTTCAGAAGAAACGTGTACTACCCTTTCATTGATCACGCTGTGACAGAGCTCAACAATCGCTTCCCTGATACATCTGAATCAATGCTCATTGGGTATAGACTTCTTCCTAGCAGTGTTAGCAGTATAACAAGATCTGAGGTGAATTCAATTAAGCTCTTCTATGGTCCAGACTTACCAAATGGAGCTACATTCGAGCCTGAAGTAGAAGTTTggaaaaccaaatgttttcaaCTTCCTGAGAAAGACAGGAGAGTAACATTAACGGATGCCGCAAAGATGGCAGACAGTCAATATTTCCCCAATATTCATGAGATTTTCAAACTTATTCTAACATCTCCTGTTGGTTCCGTGCCGTGCGAAAGATCGTTTTCGGCTCTCCGGAGATTGAAGGAGTGGTCGAGATCAACAATGACGCAAGAAAGACTGTGTGGCTTAGCTCTTTTATATATTCATAGAGACGTGGCTGTAAGCAGAGAGAATGTCTTACAAAGATTTGATTGTACAGGACACCGCCGATTGGGGCAATTGTCGTTATAG